In Erinaceus europaeus chromosome 10, mEriEur2.1, whole genome shotgun sequence, one DNA window encodes the following:
- the LOC103129058 gene encoding olfactory receptor 1J21-like has translation MSRGNQSSVSEFLLLGIPMWREKPGIYYSLFLGMYLTTVLGNLLIILLIRLDSRLHTPMYFFLSHLALTDISFSSVTAPKMLFNMQTRSQSISYAGCISQMYFFLSFVDIDNFLLTSMAYDRYVAICHPLHYTTIMSQSLCYLLVIVSWVLACTIALLHTLLLARLSFYEDNTVPHFFCDLSALLKLSSSDTTVNEMVILTVGVVVITVPFICILVSYGHIGASILRVPSTKGILKALSTCGSHLTVVSLYYGSIIVLYFFPSSNNSNEKNVIVTVLYTLVTPMLNPFIYSLRNRDMKGALGNILCRKIFSKL, from the coding sequence atgagcAGGGGCAATCAGAGCAGTGTGTCCGAGTTTCTCCTTTTGGGGATCCCTATGTGGAGAGAGAAGCCAGGCATATACTACAGCCTGTTCCTGGGCATGTACCTGACCACGGTGCTGGGGAACCTGCTCATCATCCTGCTCATCCGGCTGGACTCTCGTctccacacccccatgtacttcttcctcagtCACTTGGCCCTCACTGACATCTCCTTCTCATCTGTCACAGCTCCAAAGATGCTCTTCAACATGCAGACACGGAGTCAATCCATCTCATATGCTGGGTGCATTTCCcagatgtatttctttttatcttttgtaGATATTGACAACTTCCTTCTCACCTCCATGGCTTATGACAGATATGTAGCCATCTGTCACCCTCTCCACTACACCACCATCATGAGTCAGAGTCTGTGTTACCTCCTAGTAATTGTTTCTTGGGTGTTAGCCTGTACCATTGCCCTTTTGCACACTCTCCTCCTGGCTCGTCTCTCTTTCTATGAAGACAACACTGTTCCCCACTTCTTTTGTGACCTCTCTGCCTTACTTAAACTGTCCAGCTCAGATACCACAGTCAATGAGATGGTAATCCTCACTGTGGGAGTGGTGGTCATTACTGTGCCATTCATCTGCATCTTGGTCTCTTATGGTCATATTGGGGCCTCTATCCTGAGGGTACCTTCCACCAAGGGAATCTTGAAAGCCTTATCCACATGTGGCTCTCACCTTACTGTAGTTTCCCTGTACTATGGGTCTATTATTGTACTGTATTTTTTCCCTTCATCCAACAACTCCAATGAGAAGAATGTTATTGTGACTGTGCTATATACTCTGGTCACTCCCATGCTAAATCCTTTTATCTATAGTCTGAGGAATCGGGACATGAAAGGAGCTTTGGGGAACATACTgtgtagaaaaatattttcaaaattataa